A genomic stretch from Dissulfurispira thermophila includes:
- a CDS encoding radical SAM protein, translating to MTFVPSYRRLSSAELWDKVETAENILKKCTLCPRDCKVDRTSGNVGFCRTGDKPFVASWGPHFGEERPLVGRFGSGTIFFSFCNLGCIFCQNWTISHLGEGNEISFEKLAEIMLEIQDIGCHNINLVTPTHQMPMILHAIAIASEKGLSIPIVYNCGGYESLEAIKILDRVIDIYMPDFKYSDSQMALKYSKAKDYPEKVKAAIKEMHRQVGDLIIDEMGIAQRGLLVRHLILPEGIAGTKEIIRFIAEEISENTYINIMDQYYPCYKAFEYPPLDRRITTKEYSEAIKIAMDAGLKRIDGVTI from the coding sequence ATGACATTTGTACCATCTTATCGCAGGCTCTCAAGTGCTGAACTGTGGGATAAAGTAGAAACTGCCGAGAATATATTGAAAAAATGCACCCTCTGTCCAAGAGACTGCAAAGTAGATAGGACATCTGGCAATGTCGGCTTTTGCAGGACAGGGGATAAGCCTTTTGTTGCAAGCTGGGGACCTCATTTCGGAGAGGAAAGACCACTTGTTGGAAGATTTGGCTCTGGAACTATATTTTTTAGCTTCTGCAATCTTGGATGCATATTTTGTCAGAACTGGACTATTAGTCATCTTGGTGAAGGCAATGAAATATCATTTGAAAAGTTAGCTGAAATAATGTTAGAAATTCAGGACATAGGGTGCCACAATATAAACCTGGTTACCCCAACACACCAGATGCCCATGATATTGCATGCAATTGCTATTGCCTCTGAAAAAGGCTTGAGCATTCCAATTGTGTATAATTGCGGAGGCTATGAATCCCTTGAGGCAATAAAAATCCTTGACAGAGTCATAGATATATACATGCCTGATTTTAAATATTCAGATTCACAAATGGCACTGAAATATTCAAAAGCAAAAGATTACCCTGAAAAAGTAAAGGCTGCAATAAAAGAGATGCACAGACAGGTTGGAGACCTCATAATTGATGAAATGGGGATAGCCCAGCGGGGTCTCCTCGTAAGACATCTTATCCTGCCAGAAGGGATTGCAGGCACAAAAGAAATCATAAGATTTATCGCAGAAGAGATTTCAGAAAACACATACATAAACATCATGGACCAATATTATCCATGTTATAAAGCATTTGAATATCCACCTCTTGACAGAAGGATAACAACAAAGGAATATTCAGAGGCTATAAAAATAGCAATGGATGCTGGTTTGAAAAGAATTGACGGAGTAACAATATGA
- the resB gene encoding cytochrome c biogenesis protein ResB, which yields MSNKKQNQGIVNRVWNFFSSITLAVVVFSIISLTSIVGTIIEQGAEPERNIKLLSKFFGEASPTVFRILDSLGFTNMFHSWWFIALLFIFAANLIICSLDRLPRIWNMVKEPIKPISHDVLNTMPIKKEMILKEKLDNAKTTVESLLRNIGFKANVHIVDKGLQIYAEKGRLSRLGVYVTHFSIILILIGAVIGIFFGFNASLNLLEGTTSAVAYTRNGKEIPLGFEIGCNDFEVSFYENSDTPKAFKSWLTILENGRPVKINGKEVTEIDVNRPLRYKGITFYQSSYGFSPTKDSLFKFSVTSNNGKEQDIQIKFGESFNIPDTNIMGKVSDFSPALGIDESGRLFTYAEMMNNPAVFVEFTENGKPKYNQWILKRYPQTWKVPDGIIEFKDLWGAQYTGLQVRKDPGVWIVYLGCIVMAIGLYAAFFMSHRRIWINLNEDKNGTRIVIAASVNKNKAAFEQKIEKLSGGLHG from the coding sequence GTGAGCAATAAAAAACAAAATCAGGGTATTGTTAATAGGGTATGGAACTTTTTTTCATCTATAACCCTTGCAGTTGTTGTCTTTTCGATAATATCACTTACATCAATCGTTGGAACAATCATTGAACAAGGAGCAGAGCCAGAGCGAAACATAAAACTGCTTTCGAAGTTCTTTGGAGAAGCATCTCCGACAGTATTCAGAATATTGGATTCACTTGGTTTTACTAATATGTTTCATTCATGGTGGTTTATTGCTTTATTGTTTATATTTGCAGCAAACCTTATCATCTGCTCTTTAGACAGACTTCCACGAATATGGAACATGGTAAAAGAGCCTATAAAACCAATTTCCCATGATGTCCTTAATACTATGCCGATAAAAAAAGAGATGATACTAAAAGAAAAACTCGACAATGCAAAAACAACAGTGGAGTCATTACTTAGAAATATTGGGTTTAAGGCAAATGTGCATATTGTGGATAAAGGGTTGCAGATATATGCAGAAAAAGGTAGATTGAGCAGACTTGGAGTTTATGTAACACATTTCAGCATAATCCTCATACTCATTGGAGCTGTTATTGGCATATTCTTTGGGTTTAATGCATCTTTGAACTTGCTTGAAGGCACAACCTCTGCAGTTGCATATACGAGAAATGGAAAAGAAATCCCTCTTGGCTTTGAGATAGGATGTAATGACTTTGAGGTTTCTTTTTATGAAAATTCTGACACACCAAAGGCATTTAAGAGTTGGCTTACAATTTTAGAAAACGGTAGGCCTGTTAAAATAAATGGCAAAGAAGTAACAGAGATAGATGTCAACAGACCCTTAAGATATAAAGGAATAACATTTTATCAATCAAGCTATGGCTTTTCACCTACAAAGGACTCATTGTTTAAATTCAGTGTGACTTCAAATAATGGGAAAGAACAAGATATTCAGATTAAATTTGGCGAATCATTTAATATCCCTGATACAAACATAATGGGGAAGGTTTCTGACTTCAGCCCTGCACTTGGCATTGATGAATCAGGCAGACTTTTTACATATGCAGAGATGATGAATAATCCTGCAGTGTTTGTCGAATTTACAGAAAACGGCAAACCAAAATATAACCAATGGATACTTAAGCGATACCCTCAGACATGGAAGGTGCCTGACGGCATAATTGAATTCAAAGACCTATGGGGAGCGCAATATACAGGACTGCAAGTCAGAAAGGACCCTGGTGTATGGATTGTATATTTGGGCTGCATTGTTATGGCAATAGGCTTATATGCAGCATTCTTTATGAGTCATAGAAGGATATGGATAAATCTCAACGAGGATAAGAATGGCACAAGGATTGTTATTGCAGCGTCAGTCAACAAAAATAAAGCAGCTTTTGAGCAAAAGATAGAGAAATTGTCAGGAGGTTTACATGGATAG
- the ccsB gene encoding c-type cytochrome biogenesis protein CcsB, whose amino-acid sequence MDSSQFFGISSIAYILAMVAYIAYLVFKNSTVGIIATTITSVGFVSQTIAFFIRGKEFYDIGQMGIMRAIPLTNLYESLIFFVWCLILGYLIIEWKYKNRSFGAFITPIAGMALAFIDISGMDKNIHPLIPALQSNWLLAHVTLSFISYATFAISFATAIMYLAVTTDNKKSGAYIFWTVTLGIFLSILIAMGIDFLTFKIVVKTPEAFIKSYLFKATFRSSSGMVVLFSYALSGVFVFLVWRYGYALKKLIESFSISYELLDDLTYKNIAIGFPIFTLGGLIFGAIWADQAWGRYWSWDPKETWSLITWFVYAFYLHARFLRGWRGNKIAIVAVIGFVSTVFTYLGVNLLLSGLHSYGGM is encoded by the coding sequence ATGGATAGTTCCCAGTTTTTTGGCATATCGAGTATTGCATATATTCTTGCAATGGTAGCTTATATAGCATATCTCGTATTTAAAAACTCTACAGTAGGCATTATAGCTACAACAATAACATCTGTGGGCTTTGTTTCTCAGACCATAGCATTTTTTATAAGAGGCAAAGAGTTTTATGATATAGGACAGATGGGTATAATGAGGGCTATACCTCTGACAAACCTATACGAATCATTGATATTTTTTGTATGGTGTCTGATATTGGGCTATCTCATAATTGAGTGGAAATATAAGAATCGCTCATTCGGTGCATTCATTACACCAATAGCAGGTATGGCACTGGCATTTATTGACATATCTGGAATGGATAAGAATATCCATCCTCTTATACCTGCACTTCAGAGCAACTGGCTTTTGGCACATGTTACACTGAGCTTTATTTCATATGCAACCTTTGCTATATCTTTTGCAACTGCCATAATGTATCTTGCTGTAACAACGGACAATAAAAAGAGCGGGGCATATATTTTCTGGACTGTGACACTGGGGATATTTCTTTCCATTCTTATTGCCATGGGCATAGACTTTTTGACATTTAAAATTGTAGTAAAAACTCCAGAGGCTTTTATTAAGAGTTATTTATTCAAGGCAACATTTAGAAGCAGTTCAGGCATGGTTGTGCTTTTCAGCTATGCTTTATCTGGTGTTTTTGTGTTTTTGGTATGGAGATATGGTTATGCCCTTAAAAAACTCATAGAGTCTTTTTCTATCTCTTATGAACTGCTTGATGACCTTACATATAAAAACATAGCCATAGGTTTTCCGATATTCACACTTGGTGGACTTATCTTTGGTGCTATATGGGCCGATCAGGCATGGGGCAGATATTGGAGCTGGGACCCTAAAGAAACATGGTCATTGATAACATGGTTTGTTTATGCATTTTATCTCCATGCAAGATTTCTAAGGGGATGGAGAGGCAACAAGATAGCAATAGTTGCAGTAATAGGATTTGTATCTACAGTATTTACATATCTTGGTGTAAATCTACTGTTGAGCGGATTGCATTCATATGGAGGAATGTAG
- the tsaD gene encoding tRNA (adenosine(37)-N6)-threonylcarbamoyltransferase complex transferase subunit TsaD, with the protein MEECRVLGIDTSCDDTSASVVIDGERILSNVVSSQSDIHKKYGGIVPELASRRHIEMIWPVVDEALNNAGITLNDIDVIAVCYGPGLIGSLLIGCGFAKAVGYTKKIPLVAVNHLEGHIFSVFLQDKPEFPFLSLIVSGGHTSLYIVDGFGQYMELGKTRDDAAGEAYDKVAKLLGLGYPGGPAIDKLAGQGNPKAFDFPRAYVPESFDFSFSGLKTAVRNTVVNSQNAITPIAQQSTFICDIAASFQAAVVDVLVRKVEWAIVKKGIKRVALSGGVSANGELRRRMKKMAEEREIELYLPSIQFCTDNAAMIAVAGYHHFKAGNIAGMDLNPKAYLPL; encoded by the coding sequence ATGGAGGAATGTAGAGTCTTAGGAATCGATACATCGTGTGACGATACATCAGCTTCGGTAGTTATTGATGGAGAACGAATACTCTCCAACGTAGTTTCTTCGCAATCTGACATCCATAAAAAATATGGCGGCATTGTGCCAGAACTTGCCTCAAGAAGACATATTGAGATGATATGGCCAGTTGTAGATGAGGCATTGAACAATGCTGGCATTACCCTTAATGATATAGATGTCATTGCTGTTTGTTATGGACCGGGTTTGATAGGTTCACTGCTTATTGGATGCGGCTTTGCAAAAGCAGTGGGATATACAAAAAAAATACCACTTGTGGCAGTTAATCATCTTGAAGGACATATATTTTCTGTATTTTTACAAGACAAACCTGAATTTCCATTTTTATCCCTTATTGTATCAGGTGGACACACGAGTCTGTATATTGTAGACGGTTTTGGACAATATATGGAACTTGGTAAAACAAGGGATGATGCAGCCGGAGAGGCATATGATAAAGTAGCAAAGCTACTTGGGCTTGGTTATCCTGGTGGTCCAGCAATAGACAAACTTGCCGGGCAAGGCAACCCGAAGGCATTTGATTTTCCAAGGGCATATGTTCCTGAATCCTTTGATTTCAGCTTTAGTGGACTTAAGACAGCAGTTAGAAATACAGTTGTTAACAGTCAGAATGCTATAACACCTATCGCTCAACAGTCAACATTCATATGCGATATTGCTGCATCATTTCAGGCTGCAGTTGTTGATGTGCTTGTAAGAAAAGTAGAATGGGCTATAGTGAAAAAAGGAATAAAAAGGGTTGCACTTTCAGGTGGAGTTTCGGCAAATGGTGAATTAAGAAGGCGGATGAAGAAAATGGCAGAAGAAAGAGAGATAGAATTATATCTACCATCAATACAATTTTGCACAGACAATGCAGCAATGATAGCCGTAGCTGGCTATCACCATTTTAAAGCTGGTAATATCGCGGGCATGGATTTAAATCCAAAGGCATATCTGCCATTGTAA
- a CDS encoding type II toxin-antitoxin system VapC family toxin: MMELLNLAPNDCFIIMNEINVGESYYIIARERGIKQADYFIETILPNLPIDIISNSFNQIIDASKIKADHPISYADCFVVATAIREKAIIVTGDPDFKRFEDIVDVEWI, encoded by the coding sequence GTGATGGAATTACTAAATCTGGCGCCTAACGATTGTTTTATTATAATGAATGAAATTAATGTCGGAGAAAGTTATTATATTATCGCCAGAGAAAGAGGAATCAAGCAAGCCGATTACTTTATTGAAACTATTCTCCCCAATCTTCCAATAGATATTATATCCAATTCGTTCAACCAGATTATAGACGCCTCCAAAATTAAAGCAGACCACCCTATTTCTTATGCTGATTGTTTTGTTGTTGCTACAGCCATCCGCGAAAAAGCAATAATTGTTACAGGCGATCCTGATTTTAAGCGATTTGAAGATATTGTTGATGTAGAATGGATATAG
- a CDS encoding metallophosphoesterase, with protein MIVGIISDTHDHLDNLRKVIEIFNSRNVEHIIHAGDFTSPFTWRVIKHFKGGFTGIFGNNDGEKILLKKLYQDRIYTQPYKFSLYEKKIVIMHEPDVVDELADSGHFDLVVFGHTHEPMVKKIKNTLIVNPGEVCGWLYGKPTAAIVNLQTMDVEMILVT; from the coding sequence ATGATTGTGGGCATTATTTCTGATACACATGACCATCTTGATAATCTAAGAAAGGTTATAGAGATTTTCAATTCACGAAATGTTGAGCATATTATTCATGCAGGGGATTTTACATCGCCTTTTACATGGAGGGTTATAAAGCATTTTAAAGGCGGTTTTACAGGCATATTCGGGAATAATGATGGAGAGAAAATTCTCTTGAAGAAACTCTATCAGGACAGGATTTATACCCAGCCTTATAAATTTAGTCTTTATGAAAAAAAGATTGTTATTATGCATGAGCCTGATGTTGTTGATGAGCTTGCAGACAGCGGGCATTTTGACCTTGTTGTTTTTGGGCATACGCATGAACCGATGGTTAAAAAGATCAAAAATACTTTGATAGTAAATCCAGGAGAGGTCTGTGGCTGGCTTTATGGAAAACCAACTGCTGCAATCGTAAATCTTCAGACAATGGATGTGGAGATGATTCTGGTAACATAA
- a CDS encoding MBL fold metallo-hydrolase RNA specificity domain-containing protein: MKIRFLGGVRTVTGTCFHISVNNMQMLIDCGMYQGENADEINKISFNFKPENINYLFLTHAHIDHSGLIPKLVKDGFKGRILTTSATADLSEIMLYDSAHIQEKDAEWLTKKALRKGINAVFEPLYTVQDVKTSIPMFERKSYGKVEHIGKGVKYRFIDAGHILGSATLELWYQDSPIEKRIVFSGDIGKKGNPIINDPQHVETADYVVIESTYGNRMHKSIEESIDELVEAIMITFKKGGNVLIPAFAVGRTQDILYTLNKLVKQERLYNLHVYVDSPLAEDATKVYLAHPECFDEEAMKMFNRKNDTALHLHFTHSIEDSMRINKIKSGAIIIAGSGMCDGGRIQHHFKHNLWRSECSVIFVGFQAKGTLGRKIIEGAKIVHVLGEDIAVKAKIYTIGGFSAHADQKELLDWLGVFSNKPEVFIVHGEENVSIEFENIVKKKFGFVTHVPEKGEEFEI, from the coding sequence ATGAAAATCAGATTTCTTGGTGGAGTCAGGACAGTTACAGGCACATGTTTCCATATATCTGTAAACAATATGCAAATGCTCATAGACTGCGGCATGTATCAGGGAGAAAATGCAGATGAAATAAATAAGATCTCATTTAATTTCAAACCTGAAAATATAAACTATCTCTTTTTAACACACGCACATATAGACCACTCGGGGCTCATTCCAAAACTTGTAAAAGATGGATTCAAAGGTAGAATACTAACCACTTCAGCTACAGCAGACTTGTCAGAAATAATGCTCTATGATTCAGCACACATACAGGAAAAGGATGCAGAATGGTTGACAAAAAAAGCATTGAGAAAAGGCATTAATGCTGTATTTGAGCCACTTTATACAGTACAGGATGTAAAGACCTCAATCCCAATGTTTGAAAGAAAATCCTATGGAAAAGTAGAACACATTGGCAAGGGTGTAAAATACAGGTTCATAGACGCAGGCCATATACTCGGATCAGCTACTCTTGAGCTATGGTATCAAGACAGCCCGATAGAGAAAAGAATAGTTTTTTCAGGTGATATAGGTAAGAAAGGAAATCCTATAATCAATGACCCACAGCATGTGGAGACAGCAGATTATGTAGTAATAGAATCCACTTATGGAAACAGAATGCACAAGAGCATAGAAGAAAGCATCGATGAGCTTGTAGAAGCAATAATGATTACATTCAAAAAAGGCGGAAATGTCCTCATACCTGCATTTGCCGTTGGAAGGACCCAGGATATTTTATACACCCTGAATAAACTTGTTAAACAAGAAAGACTTTACAATCTGCATGTGTATGTTGACAGCCCCCTTGCTGAAGATGCCACAAAGGTTTATCTTGCACATCCTGAATGCTTTGATGAAGAGGCCATGAAAATGTTCAACAGAAAAAATGACACAGCCCTACATCTACATTTCACTCATTCAATCGAGGACTCCATGAGAATCAATAAGATAAAGTCAGGTGCCATTATCATTGCAGGAAGCGGCATGTGTGATGGAGGAAGGATTCAACATCACTTTAAGCACAATCTATGGCGCTCTGAATGTAGTGTAATATTCGTAGGATTTCAAGCAAAAGGGACACTGGGACGCAAAATCATCGAAGGTGCAAAGATAGTCCATGTGCTTGGAGAAGATATAGCTGTAAAGGCAAAGATATATACCATTGGTGGATTTTCTGCTCACGCAGATCAGAAAGAACTTTTAGATTGGCTTGGAGTGTTTTCAAACAAACCAGAGGTATTTATAGTGCACGGCGAAGAAAATGTCTCTATTGAATTCGAAAATATTGTCAAAAAGAAATTTGGTTTTGTAACCCATGTGCCGGAAAAAGGAGAAGAATTTGAGATTTAA
- a CDS encoding integrase core domain-containing protein — MVASLRRFLENEVAQQRLKIIKFYEKYGEEATKEAFGVDRKLISKWRKRLKENGGRLEALVPHLFSYPRCPKINAHIERYNRTIQEEFIDNHVDIIHDKRLFHQQLADYLIFYNTKRIHKSLNKKTPIQFIIEKGGMSQKSLSYTSY, encoded by the coding sequence ATGGTTGCCAGCCTTAGAAGATTTTTGGAAAATGAAGTTGCACAGCAAAGACTAAAGATTATCAAGTTTTATGAGAAGTATGGGGAGGAAGCAACAAAGGAAGCATTTGGGGTTGACAGGAAATTAATAAGCAAATGGCGTAAGAGGCTAAAAGAAAACGGTGGAAGACTTGAGGCATTAGTACCGCATCTGTTTAGTTATCCCAGATGTCCAAAAATCAATGCCCACATAGAAAGATATAACAGAACCATACAGGAAGAGTTTATAGATAATCATGTGGACATCATTCATGATAAGAGGCTGTTTCATCAACAACTTGCTGATTACTTAATCTTCTATAATACCAAAAGAATTCATAAATCGCTCAACAAAAAAACACCTATACAGTTTATAATTGAAAAAGGAGGAATGTCGCAAAAGTCCTTATCTTATACATCATATTGA
- a CDS encoding HAMP domain-containing sensor histidine kinase, whose amino-acid sequence MKVKFFQRLNTRLSLLPLFIVLAIFIAGGIGFYIFGYSHFLRDFHKLHIINLTSDRKIAIDSWFQYYRTDIKDLSRLELLRDNITAILKDKQKQSKGRKTREALVQAQTRIFQLLKEKVSSKKYDALCLISMDGKVISSTQIGIEETDWSDRMFFKEAIGLKSMIVIGFGADAIFDRGIGFITPVFDMHDNMIALLYASVKIDELVEFLKIKNGLYKSEKTDVIDKDGNVVLTGEGIPIRKIRYNIHKDSRDIVQYKDGIFFYMADLEHAPFRLITMVKKVDVARPFNMLLIIYLSIACAIILLMVIQNAYLSKRLITKPVFRLINAFKSVAAGDMNVDAGKNYKGELLELKKAFDDMVEGLREWESNLRENIRTREQSILKSALLDTSHFNNESLTISQEESNICELLREVEDSVRFAIETKEIELVMDCQDIFINNPIHTDRQRLRQLLTILVMNAVNSTEVGTVTLLCSHIVKEDKEYAEITIADTGSGFAPEIAERIFEEFSYYPVSFCLSAAKKLTTVLGGSIDFESIYGKGSVFTVVIPIKL is encoded by the coding sequence ATGAAGGTAAAATTTTTCCAGAGATTGAATACAAGGCTCTCTTTATTGCCGCTGTTTATAGTATTGGCTATTTTTATTGCTGGAGGTATTGGCTTTTATATATTTGGCTATTCACATTTTCTAAGGGATTTTCATAAACTGCACATTATTAATCTGACATCAGACAGAAAGATAGCAATAGACTCATGGTTTCAGTATTACAGGACTGACATCAAAGACCTTTCAAGGCTGGAATTATTGAGAGATAACATCACTGCAATATTGAAAGATAAACAAAAACAATCGAAAGGTAGAAAAACTCGGGAGGCATTAGTTCAGGCACAAACCAGAATTTTTCAACTCCTTAAAGAAAAAGTGTCGTCTAAAAAGTATGATGCCCTTTGTCTTATCTCGATGGATGGGAAGGTAATCTCGAGCACTCAAATCGGCATTGAAGAAACTGATTGGTCTGACAGGATGTTTTTCAAAGAAGCTATAGGACTGAAATCAATGATTGTTATTGGCTTTGGTGCTGATGCTATTTTCGATAGAGGCATAGGATTTATAACCCCTGTATTTGATATGCATGACAACATGATAGCCCTGCTTTATGCCTCAGTAAAAATTGATGAACTTGTAGAATTTTTGAAGATAAAAAATGGCCTTTATAAAAGTGAGAAGACAGATGTGATAGATAAAGATGGTAATGTTGTTCTGACAGGAGAGGGTATTCCTATCAGGAAAATAAGATACAATATCCATAAAGACAGCCGTGACATTGTTCAGTATAAGGATGGCATATTTTTCTATATGGCAGACCTTGAACATGCACCCTTCAGATTAATTACTATGGTAAAAAAGGTAGATGTTGCAAGACCATTTAACATGCTGCTTATCATATATCTATCCATTGCATGTGCAATAATTCTGCTGATGGTAATACAGAATGCATATCTGTCAAAAAGGCTTATTACAAAACCCGTTTTCAGGTTGATAAATGCCTTTAAGTCTGTTGCTGCTGGTGACATGAATGTTGATGCTGGAAAAAATTATAAAGGAGAGCTATTAGAATTAAAAAAGGCATTTGATGACATGGTGGAAGGACTGCGAGAGTGGGAATCTAATCTGAGAGAAAATATAAGGACAAGAGAACAATCCATACTGAAGTCAGCACTCCTTGATACTTCACATTTCAACAATGAAAGTCTTACTATTTCTCAAGAGGAATCCAATATTTGTGAACTTTTAAGAGAAGTCGAAGATTCTGTAAGATTTGCTATAGAAACAAAGGAAATAGAATTAGTCATGGACTGTCAGGATATATTTATCAATAATCCCATACACACAGACAGGCAGCGATTGAGACAGTTGCTGACCATCCTTGTTATGAATGCTGTAAATTCTACAGAAGTTGGGACAGTAACTCTTTTATGTTCTCACATTGTAAAAGAAGATAAAGAATACGCAGAGATAACAATTGCTGATACAGGCTCAGGTTTTGCCCCTGAAATAGCAGAGAGAATCTTTGAGGAGTTTTCTTATTATCCTGTTTCATTTTGTCTATCTGCAGCGAAAAAACTGACGACCGTTCTTGGCGGCAGCATAGATTTTGAAAGCATATATGGCAAAGGCTCTGTTTTCACAGTTGTAATCCCTATAAAACTTTGA
- the cas1 gene encoding CRISPR-associated endonuclease Cas1, producing the protein MQLVINTYGSYLQKNGDCFKVKTDDKVFEVSCKKVSSILISTAAYITTDAIKMAMENNIDIVFIDEFGDPYGRVWHTKLGSTTLIRRRQLEIAETEEGLKLALEWIKTKFNNQIEFLKRLRQTRPHRSAEITMNWGLGIGDWL; encoded by the coding sequence ATGCAACTCGTCATAAACACATACGGCTCATATCTCCAGAAAAATGGAGACTGTTTTAAGGTGAAGACTGATGACAAGGTCTTTGAAGTCTCATGCAAGAAGGTGTCATCCATTCTTATTTCAACAGCCGCTTATATAACAACCGATGCGATTAAAATGGCAATGGAGAATAATATTGACATCGTTTTTATAGATGAATTCGGCGACCCTTATGGCAGGGTATGGCATACAAAACTTGGAAGCACAACACTTATAAGGAGAAGACAGCTTGAGATCGCAGAGACAGAAGAAGGGCTTAAACTTGCACTGGAGTGGATTAAGACAAAATTTAATAATCAGATAGAGTTCCTTAAAAGACTCAGGCAGACAAGGCCTCATAGATCTGCTGAGATTACTATGAATTGGGGATTGGGAATTGGGGATTGGCTTTAA
- a CDS encoding HDOD domain-containing protein → MAIDAWKIRSQVEAIENLPTIPPVLKNLLNLIENPKISLSEIGNFIMKDPALTTRILKVVNSPIYGFPGRVSTISQALILLGLNTVKGVLLGVSVFEVMKKVMSGLWEHSVGCAVTSRIISQKKALGYLEEVSVAALLHDIGKVVMGLKFSNEYRRVLKEAETKDIFIFESERKYFSVDHAMVGAWLTDKWKFPRSLIEVIEYHHKPHLSRNVPVQTAIVHLSDILVRAYGFGFAGDNFVPAINPTVFEMLNLTEEDIKDILYEIGESFGHMEDVILIDL, encoded by the coding sequence ATGGCAATAGATGCATGGAAAATACGCAGTCAGGTTGAGGCAATAGAAAACCTTCCTACAATACCGCCTGTTTTAAAGAATCTACTGAATCTTATAGAAAATCCAAAAATTTCTCTCAGCGAGATAGGCAATTTTATAATGAAAGACCCTGCCCTTACAACAAGGATACTAAAGGTTGTTAATTCACCTATATATGGTTTCCCCGGTAGAGTATCTACAATAAGTCAGGCATTGATATTGCTTGGTCTTAACACTGTAAAAGGGGTGCTTTTAGGGGTATCTGTATTTGAGGTCATGAAGAAGGTGATGTCTGGATTGTGGGAGCATTCTGTTGGATGTGCTGTTACATCGAGGATAATCTCTCAAAAAAAAGCACTCGGCTATCTTGAGGAGGTATCAGTTGCAGCGCTTTTACATGATATTGGTAAGGTAGTAATGGGGCTGAAGTTTTCTAATGAATACAGGCGGGTGTTAAAGGAAGCAGAAACAAAGGATATTTTTATATTTGAGTCTGAAAGAAAATATTTCAGCGTTGACCATGCAATGGTTGGGGCATGGCTTACAGATAAATGGAAATTTCCGAGGAGCCTGATCGAGGTTATAGAATATCACCACAAGCCGCATCTTTCGAGGAATGTCCCTGTGCAGACAGCAATAGTGCATCTGTCTGATATACTCGTGAGGGCATATGGATTTGGTTTTGCAGGAGATAATTTTGTGCCGGCAATAAATCCCACTGTATTTGAGATGCTCAATCTGACAGAAGAAGATATAAAGGATATACTTTATGAAATAGGCGAGTCTTTTGGGCATATGGAAGATGTTATACTTATTGACTTATAG
- a CDS encoding AbrB/MazE/SpoVT family DNA-binding domain-containing protein: protein MPTVTVSSKGQIVMPKKIRDALGIKPKQKVFLKVVQNHAEIIPLPENPAEAFCGIFKEGSSLTKSLLKARKEETKIEEKNTARFLRTSGISKKRR, encoded by the coding sequence ATGCCTACAGTAACTGTATCATCAAAAGGACAGATCGTCATGCCAAAAAAGATACGGGATGCCCTCGGCATAAAGCCAAAACAGAAGGTTTTTTTGAAGGTTGTGCAAAATCATGCCGAAATCATACCGCTGCCAGAAAATCCTGCCGAGGCATTCTGCGGTATTTTCAAAGAGGGTTCATCACTGACAAAATCACTGCTGAAGGCTCGAAAGGAGGAAACAAAAATTGAAGAGAAAAATACTGCTCGATTCCTACGCACTTCTGGCATATCTAAAAAAAGAAGATAA